From Streptomyces zhihengii, the proteins below share one genomic window:
- a CDS encoding ATP-binding cassette domain-containing protein codes for MTYAIQAEGLVKRFRGTEALAGVDLAARTGSVLGLLGPNGAGKTTAVRIFATLLPPDGGRATVAGHDVVAQAGAVRSLIGLTGQYAAVDENLTGTENLLLIGRLLGMTRPDARARARELLARFGLSDAAGRAAKTYSGGMRRRLDLAASLVGRPSILFLDEPTTGLDPHSRGELWDMLRALVAEGTTALLTTQYLNEADVLADDIVVIDRGRVIAQGTPDRLKNEVGGQVLEVRPLAPGDLAAAHALVARAAGPGTRIEGDAVTAPVNDPELMPAVVRGLDAEGIAVGELALRRSSLDEVFLALTGHRAEPGGTDGADGADPAGDGGAAGQAEAVGSR; via the coding sequence ATGACGTACGCGATCCAGGCGGAGGGCCTGGTCAAGCGGTTCCGAGGCACCGAGGCCCTGGCGGGGGTGGATCTGGCGGCCCGGACGGGTTCGGTGCTCGGCCTGCTCGGTCCGAACGGGGCGGGCAAGACGACGGCCGTGCGGATCTTCGCCACCCTGCTGCCGCCCGACGGCGGCCGCGCCACGGTGGCCGGCCACGACGTGGTCGCCCAAGCGGGCGCGGTGCGCTCCCTCATCGGCCTGACCGGCCAGTACGCGGCCGTCGACGAGAACCTCACCGGCACCGAGAACCTGCTGCTCATCGGCCGTCTGCTCGGTATGACCAGGCCGGACGCCCGGGCGCGCGCCCGGGAGCTGCTGGCCCGGTTCGGGCTGTCGGACGCCGCGGGGCGGGCGGCGAAGACGTACTCCGGCGGTATGCGCAGACGCCTCGATCTCGCGGCCAGCCTGGTCGGGCGGCCCAGCATCCTCTTCCTGGACGAGCCCACCACCGGGCTCGACCCGCACAGCCGCGGCGAGCTGTGGGACATGCTGCGCGCCCTGGTCGCCGAGGGCACCACCGCCCTGCTCACCACCCAGTACCTGAACGAGGCCGATGTGCTCGCCGACGACATCGTGGTCATCGACCGGGGCCGGGTGATCGCCCAGGGCACGCCCGACCGGCTGAAGAACGAGGTGGGCGGCCAGGTGCTGGAGGTCCGCCCGCTCGCCCCCGGCGACCTCGCCGCCGCGCACGCGCTGGTCGCCCGCGCTGCCGGGCCCGGCACCCGGATCGAGGGCGACGCGGTCACCGCCCCGGTGAACGACCCGGAGCTGATGCCCGCGGTGGTCCGCGGCCTCGACGCCGAGGGCATCGCGGTCGGCGAACTCGCGCTGCGGCGCTCCTCGCTCGACGAGGTCTTCCTCGCCCTCACCGGACACCGGGCCGAGCCCGGCGGCACCGACGGCGCGGACGGCGCGGACCCGGCCGGCGACGGGGGCGCCGCCGGGCAGGCGGAGGCGGTGGGTTCGCGATGA
- the rpsI gene encoding 30S ribosomal protein S9 — MAETTAETPLEEVDVEQYTTETEVPVEGEYTSESLASRFGDPQPAAGLGRRKNAIARVRIVPGSGKWKINGRTLEDYFPNKVHQQEVNEPFKVLELDDRYDVIARISGGGVSGQAGALRLGVARALNEADVDNNRGPLKKAGFLSRDDRAVERKKAGLKKARKAPQYSKR; from the coding sequence GTGGCTGAGACCACCGCCGAGACCCCGCTCGAAGAGGTTGACGTCGAGCAGTACACCACCGAGACCGAGGTTCCGGTCGAGGGCGAGTACACCTCCGAGTCCCTGGCTTCCCGCTTCGGCGACCCGCAGCCGGCCGCCGGCCTGGGCCGTCGCAAGAACGCCATCGCCCGCGTCCGGATCGTTCCGGGCTCCGGCAAGTGGAAGATCAACGGCCGCACCCTTGAGGACTACTTCCCCAACAAGGTGCACCAGCAGGAAGTCAACGAGCCCTTCAAGGTGCTCGAGCTCGACGACCGCTACGACGTCATCGCCCGCATCTCGGGTGGCGGCGTCTCCGGCCAGGCCGGTGCCCTGCGCCTCGGTGTGGCCCGCGCCCTGAACGAGGCGGACGTGGACAACAACCGCGGCCCGCTGAAGAAGGCCGGCTTCCTCTCCCGCGACGACCGTGCGGTCGAGCGCAAGAAGGCCGGTCTCAAGAAGGCCCGTAAGGCCCCGCAGTACAGCAAGCGCTAA
- the truA gene encoding tRNA pseudouridine(38-40) synthase TruA codes for MSDEVRPGHVRVRLDLSYDGKDFSGWAKQAHGQRTVQGEIEDALRTVTRSATTYELTVAGRTDAGVHARGQVAHVDLPVEVWAEHREKLLKRLAGRLSRDVRVWSAEEAAPGFNARFSAIWRRYAYRVTDAPGGVDPLLRGHVLWHDWPLDVDAMNSAAERLVGEHDFAAYCKKREGATTIRTLQQLSWARDASGILTATVRADAFCHNMVRSLVGAMLFVGDGHRPVDWPAEVLAAGVRDSAVHVVRPHGLTLEEVGYPADELLAARSREARNKRSLPGASAGCC; via the coding sequence GTGAGCGACGAGGTGAGGCCCGGACACGTCCGGGTGCGGCTGGACCTTTCGTACGACGGCAAGGACTTCTCCGGCTGGGCGAAGCAGGCCCACGGGCAGCGGACCGTGCAGGGCGAGATCGAGGACGCCCTGCGGACGGTGACGCGTTCGGCCACCACGTACGAGCTGACGGTCGCGGGGCGCACGGACGCCGGGGTGCACGCACGGGGCCAGGTGGCCCACGTCGACCTGCCCGTCGAGGTGTGGGCCGAGCACCGGGAGAAGCTGCTCAAGCGGCTGGCCGGCCGGCTCTCCCGGGACGTGCGCGTCTGGAGCGCCGAGGAGGCGGCCCCCGGGTTCAACGCCCGCTTCTCGGCGATCTGGCGGCGCTACGCGTACCGGGTGACCGACGCGCCCGGCGGCGTCGACCCGCTGCTGCGGGGCCATGTGCTGTGGCACGACTGGCCGTTGGACGTGGACGCGATGAACTCCGCGGCCGAACGGCTGGTGGGGGAGCACGACTTCGCCGCGTACTGCAAGAAGCGCGAGGGCGCCACGACGATCCGCACTCTCCAGCAACTGTCCTGGGCGCGGGACGCCTCGGGGATCCTCACCGCCACGGTGCGGGCCGACGCCTTCTGCCACAACATGGTGCGCTCCCTCGTCGGGGCGATGCTGTTCGTCGGCGACGGGCACCGCCCGGTCGACTGGCCGGCGGAGGTCCTGGCGGCCGGTGTCCGGGACTCGGCGGTGCACGTGGTGCGCCCGCACGGCCTGACCCTGGAGGAAGTCGGCTACCCCGCCGACGAGTTGCTCGCCGCGCGCAGCAGGGAGGCGCGCAACAAGCGCTCGCTGCCGGGGGCTTCGGCGGGCTGCTGCTGA
- the glmM gene encoding phosphoglucosamine mutase has translation MGRLFGTDGVRGVANADLTAELALGLSVAAAHVLAEAGSFAGHRPTAVVGRDPRASGEFLEAAVVAGLASAGVDVLRVGVLPTPAVAYLTGALGADLGVMLSASHNAMPDNGIKFFARGGHKLADELEDRIEQVYEQHRTGEPWERPTGAGVGRVKEYDEGFDKYVAHLVAVLPNRLDGLKIVLDEAHGAASRVSPEAFTRAGAEVVTIGAEPDGLNINDGCGSTHLGLLKAAVVEHGAHLGIAHDGDADRCLAVDAAGEEVDGDQILAVLALAMREAGTLRGDTVVATVMSNLGFKLAMEREGVELVQTAVGDRYVLEAMKEKGYALGGEQSGHVIVLDHATTGDGTLTGLMLAARLAATGRSLAELAGVMERLPQVLVNVRDVDKSRVTTSKELSQAVTEAERELGATGRVLLRSSGTEPLVRVMVEAPDLEQAKSVAGRLADVVKSSLG, from the coding sequence GTGGGACGACTCTTCGGAACGGACGGCGTACGCGGTGTGGCCAACGCCGATCTCACGGCCGAGCTCGCGCTCGGGCTGTCGGTCGCGGCGGCGCACGTGCTGGCCGAGGCGGGTTCCTTCGCCGGCCATCGCCCGACCGCTGTGGTGGGCCGTGACCCCCGTGCGTCCGGAGAGTTCCTGGAGGCCGCCGTGGTGGCCGGTCTGGCGAGTGCCGGAGTCGACGTGCTGCGCGTCGGTGTGCTGCCCACCCCCGCGGTGGCGTATCTCACCGGTGCGCTCGGCGCCGACCTCGGTGTGATGCTCTCCGCCAGCCACAACGCCATGCCGGACAACGGCATCAAGTTCTTCGCCCGCGGCGGGCACAAGCTCGCCGACGAGCTGGAGGACCGCATCGAGCAGGTCTACGAGCAGCACCGCACCGGTGAGCCCTGGGAGCGCCCGACCGGCGCCGGGGTCGGCCGGGTCAAGGAGTACGACGAGGGCTTCGACAAGTACGTCGCCCACCTCGTCGCCGTCCTCCCGAACCGGCTCGACGGTCTGAAGATCGTGCTGGACGAGGCGCACGGCGCCGCGTCCCGCGTGTCGCCCGAGGCGTTCACCCGCGCCGGTGCCGAGGTCGTGACCATCGGCGCCGAGCCGGACGGCCTCAACATCAACGACGGCTGCGGATCGACCCACCTCGGCCTGCTCAAGGCCGCCGTCGTCGAGCACGGTGCCCACCTCGGCATCGCGCACGACGGCGACGCGGACCGCTGCCTGGCCGTGGACGCGGCGGGCGAGGAGGTCGACGGCGACCAGATCCTCGCCGTGCTCGCCCTCGCGATGCGCGAGGCGGGCACCCTGCGCGGCGACACCGTGGTGGCCACCGTCATGTCGAACCTCGGCTTCAAGCTGGCGATGGAGCGCGAGGGCGTCGAGCTGGTGCAGACCGCGGTCGGCGACCGCTACGTGCTGGAGGCGATGAAGGAGAAGGGCTACGCGCTCGGCGGCGAGCAGTCCGGCCACGTCATCGTCCTCGACCACGCCACCACCGGTGACGGCACGCTGACCGGTCTGATGCTCGCGGCCCGTCTCGCCGCGACCGGCCGCTCGCTCGCGGAGCTGGCCGGTGTGATGGAGCGGCTGCCGCAGGTGCTCGTCAACGTCCGCGACGTCGACAAGTCCCGGGTGACCACCTCCAAGGAGCTGTCCCAGGCCGTGACCGAGGCCGAGCGCGAGCTCGGCGCCACCGGCCGGGTGCTGCTGCGCTCCTCGGGCACCGAGCCGCTGGTGCGCGTGATGGTCGAGGCCCCCGACCTGGAGCAGGCGAAGAGCGTCGCCGGCCGGCTGGCCGACGTCGTCAAGTCCTCGCTGGGCTGA
- a CDS encoding ABC-F family ATP-binding cassette domain-containing protein translates to MGHVEAAHLEYYLPDGRVLLGDASFRVGEGAVAALVGANGAGKTTLLRIIAGEIQPHGGSVTVSGGLGVMPQFVGSVRDERTVRDLLVSVSQPRIREAAAAVDKAEHAIMTVDDEAAQMRYAQALSDWAEARGYEAETVWDMCTTAALGVPYEQAQWRQVRTLSGGEQKRLVLEALLRGPDEVLLLDEPDNYLDVPGKRWLEERLAETRKTILFVSHDRELLSRAAERIVAVEPGPAGSDVWIHGGGFATFPEARKERFARFEELKRRWDEEHARLKALVHRLRQQAAISPDMASRYRAMQTRFRKFEEAGPPPEPPREQEIRMRLRGGRTGVRALTCTDLELTGLMKPFSLEVFYGERVAVLGSNGSGKSHFLRLLAGDGVAHTGAWKLGARVVPGHFAQTHAHPELMGRTLVDILWTEHAKDRGGAMSVLRRYELERQGDQPFEKLSGGQQARFQILLLELAGTTALLLDEPTDNLDLESAEALQAGLEAYEGTVLSVTHDRWFAKSFDRFLVFGSDGRVRETPEPVWDERRVERAR, encoded by the coding sequence ATGGGACATGTGGAAGCGGCACACCTCGAGTACTACCTACCGGACGGGCGGGTGCTCCTCGGCGACGCGTCGTTCCGCGTGGGCGAGGGCGCGGTCGCCGCGCTGGTGGGCGCGAACGGCGCGGGCAAGACGACGCTGCTGCGGATCATCGCGGGCGAGATCCAGCCGCACGGCGGCTCGGTGACGGTCAGCGGCGGCCTCGGGGTGATGCCCCAGTTCGTCGGTTCGGTGCGCGACGAGCGCACGGTGCGGGACCTGCTGGTGTCGGTCTCCCAGCCGCGCATCCGGGAGGCCGCCGCCGCGGTCGACAAGGCCGAGCACGCGATCATGACCGTGGACGACGAGGCCGCGCAGATGCGGTACGCGCAGGCGCTGAGCGACTGGGCGGAGGCGCGCGGCTACGAGGCGGAGACGGTCTGGGACATGTGCACCACGGCCGCGCTGGGCGTCCCGTACGAGCAGGCGCAGTGGCGGCAGGTGCGCACGCTCTCCGGCGGCGAGCAGAAGCGGCTGGTGCTGGAGGCCCTGCTGCGCGGTCCCGACGAGGTGCTGCTGCTCGACGAGCCGGACAACTACCTGGACGTACCGGGCAAGCGGTGGCTGGAGGAGCGGCTCGCGGAGACCCGCAAGACGATCCTGTTCGTCTCCCACGACCGGGAGCTGCTCTCCCGGGCCGCCGAGCGGATCGTGGCGGTGGAGCCGGGGCCCGCCGGATCCGACGTCTGGATCCACGGCGGCGGCTTCGCCACCTTCCCCGAGGCGCGCAAGGAGCGCTTCGCCCGCTTCGAGGAGCTGAAGCGGCGCTGGGACGAGGAGCACGCCCGGCTGAAGGCGCTGGTGCACCGGCTGCGCCAGCAGGCGGCCATCAGCCCGGACATGGCCTCGCGCTACCGGGCGATGCAGACCCGCTTCCGGAAGTTCGAGGAGGCCGGCCCGCCGCCGGAGCCGCCCCGCGAGCAGGAGATCAGGATGCGGCTGCGCGGCGGCCGGACCGGGGTGCGCGCCCTGACCTGCACGGACCTGGAGCTCACCGGTCTGATGAAGCCGTTCTCGCTGGAGGTCTTCTACGGCGAGCGGGTGGCCGTCCTCGGGTCCAACGGCTCCGGCAAGTCCCACTTCCTGCGGCTGCTCGCCGGGGACGGGGTGGCGCACACCGGTGCGTGGAAGCTGGGCGCCCGCGTGGTGCCGGGCCACTTCGCGCAGACCCACGCCCACCCCGAGCTGATGGGCCGCACCCTCGTCGACATCCTGTGGACGGAGCACGCGAAGGACCGGGGCGGGGCGATGTCGGTGCTGCGCCGGTACGAGCTGGAGCGCCAGGGCGACCAGCCCTTCGAGAAGCTCTCCGGCGGGCAGCAGGCGCGTTTCCAGATCCTGCTGCTGGAGCTCGCGGGCACGACGGCGCTGCTGCTCGACGAGCCGACGGACAACCTGGACCTGGAGTCGGCCGAGGCGCTCCAGGCGGGCCTGGAGGCGTACGAGGGCACGGTGCTCTCGGTCACCCACGACCGGTGGTTCGCCAAGTCCTTCGACCGGTTCCTGGTCTTCGGCTCGGACGGCAGGGTCCGCGAGACCCCGGAGCCCGTCTGGGACGAGCGCCGCGTCGAGCGGGCGCGCTAG
- a CDS encoding DUF389 domain-containing protein: protein MLHLRVITPADRTAEVTGLLERTVGTAHLVVLEGAARDPRGDLVLCDVAREAGDAVLSELRAMGIDKSGSVSVDEIGLSLSARADRAEKEAPGEAADAVLWEQLSDATHEESTLSVTYLAFLMLATMIAACGVVLDNAILIVGAMAVGPEFGPLAGICTALVRRTPRLAWRSVIALIAGFAAAMLVTVGFSLLMDALGLFTDEQVEGDRPNTRFIYDPDAFSFVVAALAGTAGMLSLTSAKSGALVGVAISVTTVPAAANAAVAFSYREYAQAWGSTEQLLLNLAGIVLAGTATLLVQKALWRRSRRRAQRTG from the coding sequence GTGCTGCACCTGCGAGTGATCACACCGGCCGACCGCACGGCCGAGGTGACCGGCCTGCTGGAGAGGACCGTCGGCACGGCCCACCTGGTGGTCCTGGAAGGGGCCGCCCGCGATCCGCGCGGCGACCTCGTGCTGTGCGACGTCGCCCGGGAGGCCGGCGACGCGGTCCTGTCCGAGCTGCGGGCCATGGGGATCGACAAGTCCGGCTCGGTGTCCGTGGACGAGATCGGGCTGTCCCTGTCCGCGCGCGCCGACCGGGCGGAGAAGGAGGCGCCGGGGGAGGCCGCCGACGCGGTGCTGTGGGAGCAGCTCTCGGACGCCACGCACGAGGAGTCGACGCTCAGCGTCACCTATCTGGCGTTCCTGATGCTGGCGACGATGATCGCCGCCTGCGGCGTCGTCCTGGACAACGCGATCCTCATCGTCGGCGCGATGGCCGTCGGCCCGGAGTTCGGGCCGCTGGCCGGGATCTGCACGGCCCTGGTGCGGCGGACACCGCGCCTGGCCTGGCGCTCCGTGATCGCCCTGATCGCCGGCTTCGCGGCCGCGATGCTGGTGACCGTGGGCTTCAGCCTGCTGATGGACGCGCTCGGCCTGTTCACGGACGAGCAGGTGGAGGGCGACCGGCCCAACACCCGCTTCATCTACGACCCGGACGCCTTCTCCTTCGTCGTCGCGGCCCTCGCGGGCACGGCCGGCATGCTCTCGCTGACGTCGGCCAAGTCGGGCGCCCTGGTCGGCGTGGCCATCTCGGTGACGACCGTCCCGGCCGCGGCCAACGCCGCCGTCGCCTTCAGCTACCGCGAGTACGCGCAGGCCTGGGGCTCGACCGAGCAGCTCCTGCTGAACCTCGCGGGCATCGTGCTCGCCGGCACGGCGACCCTGCTGGTGCAGAAGGCGCTATGGCGCCGCAGCCGGCGCCGGGCGCAGCGCACCGGCTGA
- the coaA gene encoding type I pantothenate kinase, translating to MISSPPRSAHRRAEPPSTPYVDLTRAEWSALREKTPLPLTAEEVERLRGLGDVIDLDEVRDVYLPLSRLLNLYVQATAELRGALNTFLGDAGNGHGAQRGTPFVIGVAGSVAVGKSTVARLLQALLARWPEHPRVELVTTDGFLLPMKELADRGLMSRKGFPESYDRRALTRFVADIKAGKDEVTAPVYSHLIYDIVPDERLTVRRPDILIVEGLNVLQPALPGKDGRTRVGLADYFDFSVYVDARPEDIETWYLNRFRKLRETAFQNPFSYFRKYTQVSEEEALDYARTMWRTINKPNLLENVAPTRGRATLVLRKGPDHKVQRLSLRKL from the coding sequence GTGATCTCTTCGCCGCCACGAAGCGCCCACCGCCGGGCAGAGCCTCCGTCGACCCCCTACGTCGACCTCACCCGCGCGGAGTGGAGCGCCCTGCGCGAGAAAACGCCGCTGCCGCTGACCGCCGAGGAGGTCGAACGGCTCCGGGGTCTGGGCGACGTCATCGACCTCGACGAGGTCCGGGACGTGTACCTGCCGCTGTCCCGGCTGCTGAACCTGTACGTGCAGGCCACGGCCGAGCTGCGGGGCGCCCTCAACACCTTCCTCGGCGACGCGGGCAACGGCCACGGCGCCCAGCGGGGGACGCCGTTCGTCATAGGGGTGGCCGGCTCCGTGGCCGTCGGCAAGTCCACCGTGGCCCGGCTGCTCCAGGCGCTGCTCGCCCGCTGGCCGGAGCACCCGCGGGTCGAGCTGGTCACCACCGACGGCTTCCTGCTGCCCATGAAGGAGCTCGCCGACCGCGGCCTCATGTCGCGCAAGGGGTTCCCGGAGTCGTACGACCGCCGGGCGCTGACCCGGTTCGTCGCGGACATCAAGGCGGGCAAGGACGAGGTCACCGCGCCCGTCTACTCCCACCTGATCTACGACATCGTCCCCGACGAGCGGCTGACCGTCCGCAGACCCGACATCCTGATCGTCGAGGGGCTCAACGTCCTCCAGCCCGCGCTGCCCGGCAAGGACGGGCGCACCCGGGTCGGGCTCGCCGACTACTTCGACTTCAGCGTGTACGTCGACGCGCGGCCCGAGGACATCGAGACCTGGTACCTGAACCGTTTCCGCAAGCTGCGCGAGACGGCGTTCCAGAACCCGTTCTCCTACTTCCGCAAGTACACCCAGGTCTCCGAGGAGGAGGCCCTGGACTACGCCCGGACCATGTGGCGCACCATCAACAAGCCCAACCTGCTGGAGAACGTGGCCCCCACCCGGGGACGCGCCACACTGGTGCTGCGCAAGGGGCCCGACCACAAGGTCCAGCGGCTGTCGCTGCGCAAGCTCTAG
- a CDS encoding serine/threonine-protein kinase has protein sequence MQGAQDTGAVRPGERFGRFTVLAELAAGGMGRVYLARTDGGRTVALKTLLTDSEDDRRRFAREVALAQRVRGVYTASIVAADPAAAVPWMAQEYVPAPSLKELLDGCGTLGPDALHWVAAGIAEALVSLHEAGLVHRDVKPSNVLLPIEGPRLIDFGISQAHDVTRTQTALGTVAFAAPEQARGEPTTSASDVFSLGATLFCLATGRPPYARIATASAMELLVRAARGETDVTGLPGEVAGLVLPCLATDPAGRPTPAQVVELCARRLSGRPSSARGGEDWIGPRWAQAVERHRARRIEALEAADRRFGPDAPTSRVPAPPATSRLDAPGGDAPDRPAARSARYARPARVAGAFAVAVLTASLFVWRPWEGAGSPAGVPDGPVRFLEVAREYQGVCPGTGSGAGGVIGAATESPVPDGRGFVADDRSVCVEVSVAEGLTVESFREVVARESDPSSGLEGWEVEVTFEDADRAAWTALTTRVAGRPEPADRLAVVQGEDRLLAHVGLKTPLTGDSAVIATGLGRNQARFLAETLGAP, from the coding sequence ATGCAGGGGGCACAGGACACGGGCGCGGTGCGCCCGGGTGAGCGGTTCGGACGGTTCACCGTGCTGGCGGAGCTGGCCGCCGGCGGCATGGGCCGCGTGTATCTGGCCCGCACCGACGGCGGCCGGACGGTCGCCCTCAAGACGCTGCTCACCGACAGCGAGGACGACCGCCGGCGCTTCGCCCGCGAGGTCGCGCTGGCCCAGCGGGTGCGGGGCGTCTACACCGCGAGCATCGTCGCGGCGGACCCGGCGGCGGCGGTGCCCTGGATGGCGCAGGAGTACGTGCCCGCGCCCTCGCTGAAGGAACTGCTGGACGGCTGCGGCACGCTGGGGCCGGACGCGCTGCACTGGGTCGCCGCCGGGATCGCCGAGGCGCTCGTCTCGCTGCACGAGGCCGGTCTGGTCCACCGGGACGTGAAGCCGTCGAACGTGCTGCTGCCGATCGAGGGCCCCCGGCTGATCGACTTCGGGATCTCGCAGGCGCACGACGTGACCCGGACCCAGACCGCACTCGGCACGGTGGCCTTCGCCGCCCCCGAACAGGCCCGGGGCGAGCCGACGACGAGCGCGTCCGACGTGTTCTCGCTGGGGGCCACCCTCTTCTGCCTCGCCACCGGCCGGCCGCCGTACGCGCGGATCGCGACCGCCTCGGCGATGGAGCTGCTGGTGCGCGCCGCCCGGGGCGAGACGGACGTCACCGGGCTGCCGGGGGAGGTGGCCGGCCTGGTGCTGCCGTGCCTCGCGACGGACCCGGCCGGGCGCCCGACGCCGGCCCAGGTCGTCGAGCTGTGCGCGCGCCGGCTCAGCGGCAGGCCGTCCTCCGCACGGGGCGGCGAGGACTGGATCGGGCCGCGCTGGGCCCAGGCCGTGGAGCGCCACCGCGCCCGCCGGATCGAGGCGCTGGAGGCCGCGGACCGCCGCTTCGGCCCGGACGCGCCGACCTCGCGGGTGCCGGCGCCGCCCGCCACGTCCCGGCTGGACGCCCCGGGGGGCGACGCGCCGGACCGGCCGGCCGCGAGGAGCGCCCGCTACGCGCGGCCGGCCCGGGTCGCGGGCGCGTTCGCGGTGGCGGTGCTGACGGCGTCGCTGTTCGTCTGGCGGCCGTGGGAGGGCGCGGGCAGCCCGGCGGGCGTGCCGGACGGCCCGGTGCGGTTCCTGGAGGTGGCCCGGGAGTACCAGGGGGTGTGCCCGGGGACCGGTTCGGGCGCGGGCGGTGTGATCGGGGCGGCGACGGAGTCCCCGGTGCCCGACGGGCGGGGCTTCGTCGCGGACGACCGCAGCGTGTGCGTGGAGGTGTCGGTCGCCGAGGGCCTGACCGTGGAGAGCTTCCGCGAGGTCGTCGCCCGGGAGTCGGACCCCTCGTCGGGGCTGGAGGGCTGGGAGGTCGAGGTGACGTTCGAGGACGCAGACCGCGCGGCGTGGACGGCGCTGACCACCCGGGTCGCCGGACGGCCGGAGCCGGCCGACCGGCTCGCCGTCGTGCAGGGCGAGGACCGGCTGCTGGCGCATGTGGGACTGAAGACGCCGCTGACCGGCGACAGCGCCGTGATCGCCACCGGGCTCGGCAGGAACCAGGCGCGCTTCCTCGCCGAGACGCTCGGCGCGCCCTGA
- the rplM gene encoding 50S ribosomal protein L13 encodes MRTYSPKPGDVTRQWHIIDAQDIVLGRLATTAATLLRGKHKPIYAPHVDAGDFVIIVNADKVHLSGNKRTQKMAYRHSGYPGGLRSVRYDELLEKNPEKAVEKAIKGMLPKNTLGRQMLSKLKVYAGENHPHAAQQPVPFEITQVAQ; translated from the coding sequence GTGCGTACGTACAGCCCCAAGCCCGGCGATGTGACGCGCCAGTGGCACATCATCGACGCGCAGGACATCGTCCTGGGCCGTCTGGCGACCACCGCCGCAACCCTTCTCCGGGGCAAGCACAAGCCGATCTACGCGCCGCACGTCGACGCTGGTGACTTCGTCATCATCGTCAACGCGGACAAGGTGCACCTGTCCGGCAACAAGCGGACCCAGAAGATGGCGTACCGCCACTCCGGTTACCCGGGTGGTCTGCGCTCCGTCCGCTACGACGAGCTGCTGGAGAAGAACCCCGAGAAGGCCGTCGAGAAGGCCATCAAGGGCATGCTCCCCAAGAACACCCTGGGCCGTCAGATGCTCTCGAAGCTGAAGGTCTACGCGGGCGAGAACCACCCGCACGCTGCGCAGCAGCCTGTCCCGTTCGAGATCACCCAGGTCGCGCAGTAA
- the rplQ gene encoding 50S ribosomal protein L17, which yields MPRPTKGARFGGSAAHEKLLLANLAKSLFEHGRITTTEAKARRLRPVAERLITKAKKGDIHNRRLVLQTITDKGIVHTLFTEIAPRYAERPGGYTRITKIGNRRGDNAPMAVIELVEGEIAKKATVAEAEAATKRAVKESEAKAEESKVEDTKDEAAEAPAEESKDA from the coding sequence ATGCCGCGTCCCACCAAGGGAGCCCGTTTCGGTGGCAGCGCCGCTCACGAGAAGCTGCTTCTCGCGAACCTGGCGAAGTCGCTGTTCGAGCACGGCCGCATCACCACGACCGAGGCCAAGGCCCGCCGCCTGCGTCCGGTCGCCGAGCGCCTGATCACCAAGGCGAAGAAGGGCGACATCCACAACCGTCGCCTGGTGCTGCAGACGATCACGGACAAGGGCATCGTGCACACGCTCTTCACCGAGATCGCTCCGCGTTACGCCGAGCGTCCGGGCGGCTACACCCGCATCACGAAGATCGGCAACCGTCGTGGTGACAACGCCCCGATGGCCGTGATCGAGCTGGTCGAGGGTGAGATCGCGAAGAAGGCGACCGTCGCCGAGGCCGAGGCCGCCACCAAGCGCGCCGTCAAGGAGTCCGAGGCCAAGGCCGAGGAGTCCAAGGTCGAGGACACCAAGGACGAGGCCGCCGAGGCCCCGGCCGAGGAGTCCAAGGACGCCTGA